In Tiliqua scincoides isolate rTilSci1 chromosome 1, rTilSci1.hap2, whole genome shotgun sequence, the following are encoded in one genomic region:
- the LOC136636241 gene encoding pantetheinase-like gives MVDFQLPTFAVFLIVAVKASALEKYTAAVYEHSVILTGDTPKNVTPEDALKLMNKNLDILEGAIKEAAEQGARIIVTPEFGIFGWVFTRQTLYPYLEDIPDPQVNWIPCMEPERFGSTSVQVRLSCMAKKYSIYVVANMGDKKPCNSSDPKCPSDGHYQYNTDVVYDVEGKFVARYHKYNLFATETYYDYPKEPEFVTFNTSFGTFGVMTCADVLNFREPAISLVEKFKVDTILFPTAWTNTLPLLDAIQFHSAWAMGMRVNFLSANIHNPAIDITGSGIFVPDGPPVYYYDMKTENGKLLLAEIDVHPHLSPTYPPPVNWSLYASSLKNVSPEIQVFTGAVYYDIFTFAELSKQAGNYTVCQKDVCCHLSYKMAEKRQDEAYALGAFDGLHVIEGEYYLQICTLLKCKSTDLKTCGQPVDTAKTRFDSFSLSGTFNTSYVFPEVLLTGTQLAPGEFQVLTDGRLISKNSISKPVLSVSLFGRWYGKDSPHPQFTSP, from the exons ATGGTTGACTTCCAGCTTCCCACTTTTGCTGTATTTCTGATTGTGGCTGTCAAGGCCTCTGCCTTGGAAAAGTACACTGCTGCAGTCTATGAGCATTCGGTTATACTGACGGGAGACACTCCAAAAAATGTCACACCAGAAGATGCCTTGAAACTGATGAACAAAAATCTGGATATTTTAGAAGGAGCCATCAAAGAAGCTGCTGAGCAG GGAGCCCGCATAATAGTGACCCCAGAGTTTGGCATTTTTGGCTGGGTCTTCACAAGGCAAACTCTTTATCCTTATCTTGAGGATATACCAGATCCTCAAGTAAACTGGATCCCCTGCATGGAGCCTGAAAG GTTTGGATCAACCTCAGTGCAGGTGAGGCTCAGCTGCATGGCGAAGAAGTACTCCATCTATGTGGTGGCCAACATGGGGGATAAGAAACCCTGCAACTCCAGTGATCCAAAGTGCCCCAGTGACGGTCACTATCAGTACAATACAGATGTTGTCTATGATGTGGAAGGAAAATTTGTGGCCCGTTACCACAAG TATAATCTGTTTGCAACTGAAACCTACTATGACTACCCCAAGGAGCCAGAGTTTGTAACCTTCAACACTTCTTTTGGGACATTTGGTGTTATGACCTGCGCTGATGTACTGAATTTTCGTGAGCCTGCCATATCGCTGGTGGAAAAGTTCAAGGTGGATACTATCCTCTTCCCAACTGCGTGGACTAATACTCTGCCACTTTTGGATGCCATTCAGTTCCATTCAGCCTGGGCTATGGGAATGCGTGTCAACTTTCTTTCAGCGAATATACACAACCCCGCCATTGACATTACCG GCAGTGGTATCTTTGTACCTGATGGCCCCCCGGTGTACTATTATGATATGAAAACTGAGAATGGCAAACTTCTACTTGCGGAAATCGATGTACACCCCCATCTTTCCCCTACGTATCCTCCCCCTGTCAACTGGAGCTTATATGCGTCAAGTCTCAAGAATGTCTCACCAGAGATACAAGTGTTTACTGGGGCTGTTTACTATGATATCTTCACCTTTGCTGAACTTTCTAAACAAGCAGGAAATTATACTGTTTGCCAGAAAGATGTTTGTTGTCATTTGAGCTACAAGATGGCAGAAAAGCGACAGGATGAAGCTTATGCATTGGGTGCTTTCGACGGGCTTCATGTGATTGAAGGAGAATATTATTTGCAG ATATGTACGCTCCTGAAATGTAAAAGTACAGACTTGAAAACATGTGGGCAGCCAGTGGACACTGCTAAGACAAGATTTGACTCTTTTTCCCTCAGTGGCACATTTAACACCAGCTATGTGTTTCCAGAAGTCTTGCTTACTGGGACTCAGCTGGCCCCTGGAGAATTTCAG